One Pseudomonadota bacterium DNA segment encodes these proteins:
- a CDS encoding MBL fold metallo-hydrolase, whose product MFVKQMEVGQFAVFAYIVGCKVTKEALIIDPAGECERIVKEATDKGYTIKYILNTHSHIDHVMGNRRMRDLTNAQIIIHEKESTSLINQSPQMMSMFSAEPSPPADITVRDGDTIAIGETTLQVLHTPGHSPGSISLYHKGIVFTGDTLFVGGVGRTDLAGGSSDILTSSIHKKLFTLPDDTVVAPGHNYGDTPKSTIGREKVYNPYVGQRV is encoded by the coding sequence ATGTTTGTAAAACAAATGGAAGTGGGACAATTTGCTGTATTTGCATATATTGTGGGATGTAAGGTCACAAAAGAAGCGCTTATTATCGACCCCGCAGGGGAGTGCGAAAGAATTGTAAAGGAAGCAACGGATAAGGGTTACACCATAAAATACATATTAAACACACACTCACACATTGATCATGTCATGGGCAACAGACGGATGCGCGATTTAACAAATGCACAGATTATTATTCATGAAAAGGAGTCAACCAGTCTCATCAATCAATCTCCTCAAATGATGAGTATGTTCAGCGCCGAACCCTCCCCTCCGGCAGATATAACTGTCAGGGATGGAGATACAATTGCTATAGGAGAAACCACTTTACAGGTATTGCATACGCCAGGTCATTCACCGGGAAGCATTTCTCTCTATCATAAAGGCATTGTTTTCACGGGTGATACCCTGTTTGTTGGAGGCGTCGGGAGAACAGATCTTGCTGGCGGGTCGTCGGATATTCTAACATCCTCCATTCATAAAAAACTTTTCACACTACCTGATGACACCGTAGTAGCCCCTGGCCATAACTACGGCGACACGCCAAAAAGCACTATAGGGAG
- a CDS encoding thymidylate synthase gives MKPVYIEARDLPDAWFQCLYKLFEDEGVHEYVISRGSFEGQKRREFDIVMIHIKYPGTQPLIPDIPTELGIPAPTSIEYVEEYLQYLMTDKKADNELYTYGERLTNPKVCIEGQECTLGVNPVQEVIKIYKEGKFGTNQAIMEIGMPQDILVEDPPCLRLIDTRITDGKLHFVLYFRSWDLWAGFPSNLAAIQMLKEYMCHEIGVEDGTITAISKGLHLYEYTFDLALKRLRR, from the coding sequence ATGAAACCTGTATATATCGAAGCGAGGGACCTGCCTGATGCATGGTTTCAGTGTCTCTATAAACTTTTTGAGGATGAAGGTGTCCATGAATATGTAATAAGCAGGGGCTCTTTTGAAGGCCAGAAGAGGAGAGAATTTGATATTGTTATGATTCATATCAAGTATCCGGGGACTCAACCGCTTATACCGGACATACCTACAGAACTTGGTATTCCGGCGCCTACAAGCATAGAATATGTTGAGGAATACCTTCAATATCTCATGACAGACAAAAAAGCGGATAATGAGCTTTATACCTACGGAGAGAGATTAACCAACCCGAAAGTGTGTATCGAAGGACAGGAATGCACGCTTGGAGTAAACCCTGTTCAGGAAGTCATCAAGATATATAAAGAGGGGAAATTCGGGACAAACCAGGCTATCATGGAAATCGGCATGCCCCAGGACATCCTCGTTGAAGACCCGCCATGTTTGAGGTTAATTGATACCCGTATTACGGATGGGAAACTCCATTTTGTACTCTATTTCAGGAGTTGGGACCTCTGGGCCGGTTTTCCGTCAAATCTTGCAGCCATCCAGATGCTGAAAGAATATATGTGCCATGAAATCGGCGTGGAAGATGGTACGATAACGGCAATCAGCAAGGGACTGCATCTGTATGAGTATACCTTTGACCTTGCCCTGAAACGCCTGCGACGGTAG